In the Scylla paramamosain isolate STU-SP2022 chromosome 14, ASM3559412v1, whole genome shotgun sequence genome, one interval contains:
- the LOC135106893 gene encoding cysteine sulfinic acid decarboxylase-like isoform X1 has translation MLRSERRTENNWKRTVEEDQEKTGDVPEPCDESRKGSERYLLYLVYLFFSLSYGAATPMPYGVWEYERERYLSQKLKAKESNEDTTTTTTVSTPSPASLVRMEEKCGWETGPNRVQHETFLKAVLDMLLEKAVFEGTNRKNKLVEWQEPEELKQKMNLAVREEGMTHGELFALMQQVVKYSVKTGHPYFINQLYSGLDVYGLVGQWVTDALNPSVYTYEVAPVFTLMEIEVLSAMASLVGFEQHDGLFSPGGSISNMYGMLLARYRTFPEIKSKGCSELGRLVALTSIDAHYSLKKAAMTLGLGSDNLVLVNTDAVGRMDVNHLKHCIEEEKKKKSTIIMVCATAGTTVLGAYDPVAAIADVCEKEGIWLHVDAAWGGGALISPALRHKIRGIHRADSVTWNPHKLLVAPQQCSVFLTRHPGLLKACNSASAAYLFQKDKFYNTSYDTGDQHLQCGRRADVLKFWAMWKAKGTSGLAQHMERVFSLAEEFAGMVSRRGRGWRLLQIPECTNVCFWYLPPALHDVPAAVLQGTLTTPADHQHFKRVSAVAPRLKERMVREGRMMITYQPLRGRPNFFRLVLQSSQVTSHDLEYFINTIEELAQNSQE, from the exons ATGCTTCGCTCAGAAAGACGAACAGAGAATAATTGGAAGAGAACTGTGGAAGAAGACCAGGAAAAGACAGGTGATGTTCCTGAGCCGTGTGACGAGTCTAGAAAAGGTTCAGAACGTTATTTACtttatcttgtttatctttttttttctctgagcTACGGCGCAGCCACACCAATGCCATACGGGGTCTGGGAATACGAGAGAGAGCGCTACCTATCCCA aAAGTTGAAAGCAAAGGAGAGTAAcgaagacaccaccaccaccaccactgtcagtACCCCGAGCCCAGCCAGCCTTGTCAGAATGGAGGAGAAGTGTGGGTGGGAGACAGGACCTAATCGAGTGCAGCACGAGACATTTCTCAAGGCTGTACTGGATATGCTCCTGGAGAAGGCCGTGTTTGAGGGAACAAATCGGAAgaacaag CTGGTGGAGTGGCAGGAACCGGAGGAGTTGAAGCAGAAGATGAACCTGGCAGTGCGAGAGGAGGGAATGACGCACGGGGAGCTGTTCGCCTTGATGCAGCAGGTGGTCAAGTACAGCGTGAAGACTGGCCACCCTTACTTCATCAATCAGCTGTACTCAGG GCTGGACGTGTACGGGCTGGTAGGCCAATGGGTGACAGACGCGCTGAACCCTTCCGTCTACACCTATGAAGTGGCGCCTGTCTTCACTCTTATGGAGATTGAG GTGCTGTCCGCTATGGCCTCGCTGGTGGGGTTCGAGCAGCACGACGGCCTGTTCTCACCGGGCGGTTCCATCTCCAACATGTATGGGATGCTGCTGGCGAGGTACCGCACATTCCCCGAGATCAAG AGCAAAGGTTGTAGTGAGCTGGGTCGTCTGGTGGCCCTTACATCCATAGACGCCCACTACTCCTTGAAGAAAGCTGCGATGACCCTCGGCCTTGGTAGCGACAACCTCGTTCTTGTCAACACTGATGCGGTGGGAAG gatggACGTGAATCACTTGAAGCATTGcattgaagaggaaaagaagaagaaatccaCCATCATCATGGTGTGTGCaactgcag GCACAACAGTTTTAGGCGCGTATGACCCCGTAGCGGCGATTGCGGACGTGTGTGAGAAGGAAGGCATTTGGCTTCACGTGGACGCTGCCTGGGGTGGCGGCGCTCTCATCAGCCCAGCGCTCAGGCATAAGATCCGCGGAATACACAG aGCGGACAGTGTGACGTGGAATCCTCACAAGTTGCTGGTGGCACCTCAGCAGTGCTCCGTGTTCCTTACTCGACACCCGGGGCTCCTCAAGGCGTGCAACTCTGCCTCCGCTGCATACCTGTTccagaag GACAAGTTTTACAACACTTCTTACGACACTGGGGACCAGCACCTTCAATGTGGGAGACGAGCTGACGTCCTCAAGTTCTGGGCAATGTGGAAAGCTAAG GGCACGTCTGGGTTGGCGCAGCACATGGAGCGAGTGTTTAGTTTGGCCGAGGAGTTCGCTGGGATGGTGTCAAGGCGGGGTCGTGGGTGGCGGCTGCTGCAGATTCCAGAGTGCACCAATGTTTGCTTCTGGTACCTACCCCCAGCACTGCATGATGTCCCTGCCGCAGTGTTGCAGGGCACACTAACCACGCCCGCCGATCATCAGCACTTCAAGAGGGTGTCAGCG GTTGCGCCGCGCCTCAAGGAAAGAATGGTGCGCGAGGGAAGGATGATGATCACTTACCAGCCACTGCGAGGACGACCCAACTTTTTCCGCCTGGTTCTGCAAAGTTCACAGGTAACCTCACATGACCTCGAGTACTTCATCAACACCATTGAAGAGCTGGCGCAGAATTCTCAGGAGTGA
- the LOC135106898 gene encoding rab5 GDP/GTP exchange factor-like isoform X1, translating to MSSSSDSSSSSAWTGTRLHIKEGELQCVKGCGFYGNPAWEGHCSKCYKEHLAQTQQRKTVFHPSLKLRNKVSRSVSDVSDFTSSATSIMSRKFDRFEEKRRQQLDKKTKAVKSIFRKSQGKEGGKGGETSRPVRQLSMESQGAGQQFNEFLKSLNKDVQCGVSKLINNFLEKMLRVVEFQAVDESSEQIQDFYTTMNDMITQQPVYEGLSQEQIDKINELTERYITTRLYKQLNIAVNAICEEKDLAIQNRIRSLAWVSSQHLECGVQESSQEVRETLDLVITELLEMNSKRVPSDKLQCLVSAAHHVLQVLKQSHSGTPASADDFLPALIYCVLQANPPLLHSNISFITYFSQQRSLQSGEAGYFFTNLCCAVAFIEHVTAQSLGLTEDEYQRYMTGLALPPHALDGDAWLCEGMRVMQQNLKTLDDLQAKMEHLVTHSDELMQEMDELQESVSKEVASVLEKNPLTIHPCRKVAIDEELPASPLLPSPLTPEVPPLSPDIIAAQQSLSFLQQLGDGGSQTTSPDLPDVSTQVSKSTSRNASELIGPEADLLSLDIDIEETDNSMHGSSGLLGSDIDLLGPDTDSQEVKSGTVESASGLPDLIGPICSTEHSKNTKNHKDFLNIEEIGSNQASNQGMFALNQSYSSMPTKNMMQYSSPQTKSEKHVSDTLSRQASLPYSGFTVQGGKIPSIACDTGNTHSLSSPLEQSQPGSSDPLSPPLVGSHPALPPPLIPSVPGERQEAGASGQKSSEKKGDALDKVCDVLGDIIETFDSLL from the exons ATGTCGAGTagcagtgacagcagcagcagttcagCTTGGACGGGCACAAGGCTGCACATCAAGGAAGGGGAGCTGCAGTGTGTCAAGGGCTGTGGATTCTATGGTAACCCAGCATGGGAGGGTCACTGCTCTAAGTGTTACAAGGAGCACCTCGCCCAGACTCAGCAGCGCAAGACtgtcttccatccttccctgaAGCTTCGCAA CAAAGTGAGTCGATCAGTGAGTGATGTCTCCGACTTCACATCATCAGCCACCTCCATCATGAGCAGGAAGTTTGACCGTTTTGAGGAAAAACGGCGCCAACAACTTGACAAGAAGACCAAGGCTGTCAAATCCATCTTCCGGAAGTCACAAGGCAAag AGGGAGGTAAGGGTGGAGAGACTTCTAGGCCTGTCAGGCAGCTGAGCATGGAGTCTCAGGGAGCAGGCCAGCAGTTCAATGAGTTCCTCaag AGCCTGAACAAAGATGTGCAGTGTGGCGTCAGTAAGCTGATTAACAATTTCCTGGAGAAGATGCTCAGAGTGGTGGAGTTTCAGGCTGTTGATGAATCCAGTGAGCAGATACAAGACTTCTACACCACCATGAATGACATGATAACCCAGCAGCCAGtgtatgaag GTTTATCTCAAGAACAGATTGACAAAATAAATGAGCTGACAGAGAGATACATTACCACAAGACTGTACAAGCAACTGAATATTGCTGTGAATGCCATCTGTGAAGAGAAGGATTTGGCAATTCAGAACAG GATCCGAAGTTTGGCATGGGTCTCAAGTCAACACCTGGAATGTGGTGTGCAGGAGTCCAGTCAGGAAGTGCGGGAAACCTTGGATTTGGTTATCACAG aGCTGCTCGAGATGAACAGCAAACGTGTGCCTTCAGATAAGCTGCAGTGTCTGGTGTCCGCTGCCCACCATGTACTGCAGGTCCTCAAACAGTCTCACTCGGGCACACCAGCTTCTGCTGATGACTTCCTACCTGCCCTCATCTACTGTGTGCTGCAGGCCaacccacctctcctccacagtAACATCTCCTTCATTACTTACTTCTCTCAGCAGCGTAGCCTCCAGAGTGGGGAGGCAGGATACTTCTTCACCAATCTG TGCTGTGCAGTGGCATTCATTGAGCATGTCACTGCACAGAGCCTAGGCCTGACAGAGGATGAATACCAGCGTTACATGACTGGTCTTGCACTGCCTCCACATGCCCTGGATGGTGATGCCTGGCTCTGTGAG GGAATGCGGGTGATGCAACAGAATTTGAAGACTCTTGATGACCTGCAGGCAAAAATGGAACACCTGGTCACTCACTCGGATGAACTGATGCAAGAGATGGATGAGCTACAG GAAAGTGTGAGCAAGGAAGTGGCAAGTGTGCTGGAGAAGAATCCATTGACCATCCATCCCTGCCGTAAAGTTGCCATTGATGAGGAGCTCCcagcctcccctctccttccgtcCCCTCTGACACCTGAG GTTCCTCCTCTCAGTCCTGACATTATTGCTGCCCAGCAGTCTCTGTCATTTCTTCAACAACTGGGTGATGGAGGAAGCCAAACAACCTCTCCTGACCTGCCAGATGTCTCTACCCAAGTATCCAAATCCACCTCCAGGAATGCCTCTGAGCTCATTGGCCCTGAAGCAGATCTCCTTAGTCTTGATATTGATATTGAGGAGACAGACAACAGCATGCATGGCTCATCAGGCCTCTTGGGGTCAGACATTGATCTCCTTGGTCCTGATACAGATTCCCAAGAAGTCAAAAGTGGCACGGTAGAGTCAGCCTCTGGCCTTCCTGACCTGATAGGCCCTATATGTTCTACTGAACATTCAAAAAATACCAAGAATCATAAGGATTTCCTAAATATTGAGGAAATTGGATCAAATCAGGCATCAAACCAAGGCATGTTTGCACTTAACCAATCTTATTCAAGCATGCCAACAAAGAACATGATGCAGTATTCTAGTCCTCAAACAAAGAGTGAGAAACATGTGTCTGACACACTGTCAAGACAGGCCTCATTACCATATTCTGGTTTTACAGTTCAGGGAGGAAAGATACCCAGTATAGCTTGTGACACTGGTAAtacgcattctctctcttctccccttgaACAGTCCCAGCCAGGTAGCTCAGATCCACTGTCTCCTCCCTTAGTTGGATCAcaccctgctcttcctcctcctctcattccttctgtTCCTGGGGAGAGGCAGGAAGCTGGTGCTTCAGGACAGAAAAgcagtgaaaagaaaggagatgctCTTGATAAAGTTTGTGATGTTTTAGGAGATATCATAGAGACATTTGATAGTCTCTTGTAG
- the LOC135106893 gene encoding cysteine sulfinic acid decarboxylase-like isoform X2, translating to MEEKCGWETGPNRVQHETFLKAVLDMLLEKAVFEGTNRKNKLVEWQEPEELKQKMNLAVREEGMTHGELFALMQQVVKYSVKTGHPYFINQLYSGLDVYGLVGQWVTDALNPSVYTYEVAPVFTLMEIEVLSAMASLVGFEQHDGLFSPGGSISNMYGMLLARYRTFPEIKSKGCSELGRLVALTSIDAHYSLKKAAMTLGLGSDNLVLVNTDAVGRMDVNHLKHCIEEEKKKKSTIIMVCATAGTTVLGAYDPVAAIADVCEKEGIWLHVDAAWGGGALISPALRHKIRGIHRADSVTWNPHKLLVAPQQCSVFLTRHPGLLKACNSASAAYLFQKDKFYNTSYDTGDQHLQCGRRADVLKFWAMWKAKGTSGLAQHMERVFSLAEEFAGMVSRRGRGWRLLQIPECTNVCFWYLPPALHDVPAAVLQGTLTTPADHQHFKRVSAVAPRLKERMVREGRMMITYQPLRGRPNFFRLVLQSSQVTSHDLEYFINTIEELAQNSQE from the exons ATGGAGGAGAAGTGTGGGTGGGAGACAGGACCTAATCGAGTGCAGCACGAGACATTTCTCAAGGCTGTACTGGATATGCTCCTGGAGAAGGCCGTGTTTGAGGGAACAAATCGGAAgaacaag CTGGTGGAGTGGCAGGAACCGGAGGAGTTGAAGCAGAAGATGAACCTGGCAGTGCGAGAGGAGGGAATGACGCACGGGGAGCTGTTCGCCTTGATGCAGCAGGTGGTCAAGTACAGCGTGAAGACTGGCCACCCTTACTTCATCAATCAGCTGTACTCAGG GCTGGACGTGTACGGGCTGGTAGGCCAATGGGTGACAGACGCGCTGAACCCTTCCGTCTACACCTATGAAGTGGCGCCTGTCTTCACTCTTATGGAGATTGAG GTGCTGTCCGCTATGGCCTCGCTGGTGGGGTTCGAGCAGCACGACGGCCTGTTCTCACCGGGCGGTTCCATCTCCAACATGTATGGGATGCTGCTGGCGAGGTACCGCACATTCCCCGAGATCAAG AGCAAAGGTTGTAGTGAGCTGGGTCGTCTGGTGGCCCTTACATCCATAGACGCCCACTACTCCTTGAAGAAAGCTGCGATGACCCTCGGCCTTGGTAGCGACAACCTCGTTCTTGTCAACACTGATGCGGTGGGAAG gatggACGTGAATCACTTGAAGCATTGcattgaagaggaaaagaagaagaaatccaCCATCATCATGGTGTGTGCaactgcag GCACAACAGTTTTAGGCGCGTATGACCCCGTAGCGGCGATTGCGGACGTGTGTGAGAAGGAAGGCATTTGGCTTCACGTGGACGCTGCCTGGGGTGGCGGCGCTCTCATCAGCCCAGCGCTCAGGCATAAGATCCGCGGAATACACAG aGCGGACAGTGTGACGTGGAATCCTCACAAGTTGCTGGTGGCACCTCAGCAGTGCTCCGTGTTCCTTACTCGACACCCGGGGCTCCTCAAGGCGTGCAACTCTGCCTCCGCTGCATACCTGTTccagaag GACAAGTTTTACAACACTTCTTACGACACTGGGGACCAGCACCTTCAATGTGGGAGACGAGCTGACGTCCTCAAGTTCTGGGCAATGTGGAAAGCTAAG GGCACGTCTGGGTTGGCGCAGCACATGGAGCGAGTGTTTAGTTTGGCCGAGGAGTTCGCTGGGATGGTGTCAAGGCGGGGTCGTGGGTGGCGGCTGCTGCAGATTCCAGAGTGCACCAATGTTTGCTTCTGGTACCTACCCCCAGCACTGCATGATGTCCCTGCCGCAGTGTTGCAGGGCACACTAACCACGCCCGCCGATCATCAGCACTTCAAGAGGGTGTCAGCG GTTGCGCCGCGCCTCAAGGAAAGAATGGTGCGCGAGGGAAGGATGATGATCACTTACCAGCCACTGCGAGGACGACCCAACTTTTTCCGCCTGGTTCTGCAAAGTTCACAGGTAACCTCACATGACCTCGAGTACTTCATCAACACCATTGAAGAGCTGGCGCAGAATTCTCAGGAGTGA
- the LOC135106898 gene encoding rab5 GDP/GTP exchange factor-like isoform X2 produces MTLEEQVEWIDFNTVRLSKVSRSVSDVSDFTSSATSIMSRKFDRFEEKRRQQLDKKTKAVKSIFRKSQGKEGGKGGETSRPVRQLSMESQGAGQQFNEFLKSLNKDVQCGVSKLINNFLEKMLRVVEFQAVDESSEQIQDFYTTMNDMITQQPVYEGLSQEQIDKINELTERYITTRLYKQLNIAVNAICEEKDLAIQNRIRSLAWVSSQHLECGVQESSQEVRETLDLVITELLEMNSKRVPSDKLQCLVSAAHHVLQVLKQSHSGTPASADDFLPALIYCVLQANPPLLHSNISFITYFSQQRSLQSGEAGYFFTNLCCAVAFIEHVTAQSLGLTEDEYQRYMTGLALPPHALDGDAWLCEGMRVMQQNLKTLDDLQAKMEHLVTHSDELMQEMDELQESVSKEVASVLEKNPLTIHPCRKVAIDEELPASPLLPSPLTPEVPPLSPDIIAAQQSLSFLQQLGDGGSQTTSPDLPDVSTQVSKSTSRNASELIGPEADLLSLDIDIEETDNSMHGSSGLLGSDIDLLGPDTDSQEVKSGTVESASGLPDLIGPICSTEHSKNTKNHKDFLNIEEIGSNQASNQGMFALNQSYSSMPTKNMMQYSSPQTKSEKHVSDTLSRQASLPYSGFTVQGGKIPSIACDTGNTHSLSSPLEQSQPGSSDPLSPPLVGSHPALPPPLIPSVPGERQEAGASGQKSSEKKGDALDKVCDVLGDIIETFDSLL; encoded by the exons ATGACTCTCGAAGAGCAAGTCGAGTGGATTGACTTCAACACTGTGAGATTAAG CAAAGTGAGTCGATCAGTGAGTGATGTCTCCGACTTCACATCATCAGCCACCTCCATCATGAGCAGGAAGTTTGACCGTTTTGAGGAAAAACGGCGCCAACAACTTGACAAGAAGACCAAGGCTGTCAAATCCATCTTCCGGAAGTCACAAGGCAAag AGGGAGGTAAGGGTGGAGAGACTTCTAGGCCTGTCAGGCAGCTGAGCATGGAGTCTCAGGGAGCAGGCCAGCAGTTCAATGAGTTCCTCaag AGCCTGAACAAAGATGTGCAGTGTGGCGTCAGTAAGCTGATTAACAATTTCCTGGAGAAGATGCTCAGAGTGGTGGAGTTTCAGGCTGTTGATGAATCCAGTGAGCAGATACAAGACTTCTACACCACCATGAATGACATGATAACCCAGCAGCCAGtgtatgaag GTTTATCTCAAGAACAGATTGACAAAATAAATGAGCTGACAGAGAGATACATTACCACAAGACTGTACAAGCAACTGAATATTGCTGTGAATGCCATCTGTGAAGAGAAGGATTTGGCAATTCAGAACAG GATCCGAAGTTTGGCATGGGTCTCAAGTCAACACCTGGAATGTGGTGTGCAGGAGTCCAGTCAGGAAGTGCGGGAAACCTTGGATTTGGTTATCACAG aGCTGCTCGAGATGAACAGCAAACGTGTGCCTTCAGATAAGCTGCAGTGTCTGGTGTCCGCTGCCCACCATGTACTGCAGGTCCTCAAACAGTCTCACTCGGGCACACCAGCTTCTGCTGATGACTTCCTACCTGCCCTCATCTACTGTGTGCTGCAGGCCaacccacctctcctccacagtAACATCTCCTTCATTACTTACTTCTCTCAGCAGCGTAGCCTCCAGAGTGGGGAGGCAGGATACTTCTTCACCAATCTG TGCTGTGCAGTGGCATTCATTGAGCATGTCACTGCACAGAGCCTAGGCCTGACAGAGGATGAATACCAGCGTTACATGACTGGTCTTGCACTGCCTCCACATGCCCTGGATGGTGATGCCTGGCTCTGTGAG GGAATGCGGGTGATGCAACAGAATTTGAAGACTCTTGATGACCTGCAGGCAAAAATGGAACACCTGGTCACTCACTCGGATGAACTGATGCAAGAGATGGATGAGCTACAG GAAAGTGTGAGCAAGGAAGTGGCAAGTGTGCTGGAGAAGAATCCATTGACCATCCATCCCTGCCGTAAAGTTGCCATTGATGAGGAGCTCCcagcctcccctctccttccgtcCCCTCTGACACCTGAG GTTCCTCCTCTCAGTCCTGACATTATTGCTGCCCAGCAGTCTCTGTCATTTCTTCAACAACTGGGTGATGGAGGAAGCCAAACAACCTCTCCTGACCTGCCAGATGTCTCTACCCAAGTATCCAAATCCACCTCCAGGAATGCCTCTGAGCTCATTGGCCCTGAAGCAGATCTCCTTAGTCTTGATATTGATATTGAGGAGACAGACAACAGCATGCATGGCTCATCAGGCCTCTTGGGGTCAGACATTGATCTCCTTGGTCCTGATACAGATTCCCAAGAAGTCAAAAGTGGCACGGTAGAGTCAGCCTCTGGCCTTCCTGACCTGATAGGCCCTATATGTTCTACTGAACATTCAAAAAATACCAAGAATCATAAGGATTTCCTAAATATTGAGGAAATTGGATCAAATCAGGCATCAAACCAAGGCATGTTTGCACTTAACCAATCTTATTCAAGCATGCCAACAAAGAACATGATGCAGTATTCTAGTCCTCAAACAAAGAGTGAGAAACATGTGTCTGACACACTGTCAAGACAGGCCTCATTACCATATTCTGGTTTTACAGTTCAGGGAGGAAAGATACCCAGTATAGCTTGTGACACTGGTAAtacgcattctctctcttctccccttgaACAGTCCCAGCCAGGTAGCTCAGATCCACTGTCTCCTCCCTTAGTTGGATCAcaccctgctcttcctcctcctctcattccttctgtTCCTGGGGAGAGGCAGGAAGCTGGTGCTTCAGGACAGAAAAgcagtgaaaagaaaggagatgctCTTGATAAAGTTTGTGATGTTTTAGGAGATATCATAGAGACATTTGATAGTCTCTTGTAG